The Deltaproteobacteria bacterium genome has a window encoding:
- a CDS encoding hydantoinase B/oxoprolinase family protein, with the protein MNGGARTRDARSRALSEATVRSSLASEDSGSPRASLAWQFFIDRGGTFTDCIALAPDGALHTRKVLSHERAPVEAIHALLRDAGAWRAGDALPPCELRLGTTVATNALLERRGAHVLLATTRGLGDLLAIGTQERPELFALSVVKPPPLPARVIELPGRIDFRGRELEGLDEAEAREAFRVARAAGLESVAVVGLHASVEPSWEERVAALAREAGFAHVVASSEIAREQGMLARGETAAADAYLTPLLRRHLASLAQELPGAQLRFMQSSGGLTDAARFRGPNALLSGPAGGALGAARAAREAGFASAIGFDMGGTSTDVSLIVNGEPDRAYETVVAGMRVKAPMLRVHTIAAGGGSLCRFDGVQLTVGPESAGADPGPLCYGRASARELTISDANFWLGRLPAERFPFPLQREPVERALLSLQRELAAAGFSRTLDEIAAGFVEIANANMAQAIAQVSIARGVDPRELALVAFGGAAGQHACAVARRLGMRTLLVHPLAGLLSAHGIGAAPRSWDGQRDAGRVLLAGDAAPASVLALLDALSREGEAALAAERVQRSSAERMLDLRYRGAETALTVRAESGESWRDAFEREHRARFGYARARAIEITTARVRVLEVVAAGAASGTTAHTEPRTELSECWFPGAGRARALVRDRASLAAGERVEGPALIVDDASTLVLDPGFRAEALANGTLVVRDLAGAARAQGEARDANDPVRLEVAGSRFMSIAEQMGLVLRNTAVSVNIKERLDYSCAVFDASGGLVANAPHIPVHLGAMGATVRAVLARFPALREGDAIATNDPAEGGSHLPDVTVVTPVFVGGALRFFVASRGHQADIGGMSPGSMPADSRTLEEEGVVLRMFPLASEGAFDEAGLRALLTRARYPARSPDDNVADLEAMAAANRAGARLLAEYVAEEGAELLAELMRALQDAAARKVSRELAKLGDGAREFADVLDDGTRICARLTLAAGRGVLDFSGTSPAVAGNLNAPRAVAEAAAIYALGCLVAERIPLNGGCLAPLELRIPRGSLLDPPRDAAVVAGNVETSQRVVDVILGAMGVAAASQGTMNNLAFGDASFGYYETLGGGSGATPGAPGGSGVHVHMSNTRITDPEVLESRTPVRVHEFSLRRGSGGAGRWRGGEGLVRELEFTAAVTASLITERRVIAPWGAAGGSPGARGANWLVRRDGTRERLPGRATLQLSPGDRLRLETPGGGGWGAGISD; encoded by the coding sequence GTGAACGGGGGCGCGCGAACGCGTGACGCACGTTCTCGCGCGCTCAGCGAGGCCACCGTTCGATCTTCGCTCGCCTCCGAAGACTCCGGCTCGCCGCGCGCTTCGCTTGCATGGCAGTTCTTCATCGACCGCGGTGGCACGTTCACGGACTGCATCGCGCTCGCTCCCGACGGCGCGCTTCACACGCGCAAAGTGCTCTCGCACGAGCGCGCGCCCGTGGAGGCCATTCACGCACTGCTGCGTGACGCCGGGGCGTGGCGCGCCGGCGACGCGCTGCCGCCGTGCGAGCTGCGGCTCGGCACGACGGTTGCCACCAACGCGCTGCTCGAGCGCCGCGGCGCGCACGTGCTGCTCGCGACGACGCGCGGGCTCGGCGATCTGCTCGCGATCGGCACGCAGGAGCGGCCCGAGCTGTTCGCGCTCTCGGTGGTGAAGCCGCCGCCCCTGCCCGCGCGCGTGATCGAGCTGCCAGGACGCATCGACTTTCGTGGCCGCGAGCTCGAAGGGCTCGACGAGGCGGAAGCGCGCGAAGCGTTTCGCGTCGCGCGCGCGGCTGGGCTCGAGTCGGTCGCGGTCGTCGGCCTGCACGCGAGCGTCGAGCCGAGCTGGGAGGAGCGCGTCGCCGCGCTCGCGCGCGAGGCGGGCTTTGCGCACGTCGTCGCCTCCAGCGAGATCGCGCGCGAGCAGGGAATGCTCGCGCGGGGTGAGACCGCTGCGGCGGACGCGTACCTGACTCCCCTGCTGCGTCGTCATCTCGCGTCGCTCGCGCAGGAGCTCCCCGGCGCACAGCTGCGCTTCATGCAGTCCTCCGGCGGACTCACCGACGCGGCGCGCTTTCGCGGACCCAATGCGCTGCTGTCAGGGCCGGCGGGCGGTGCGCTCGGCGCCGCGCGCGCCGCGCGCGAGGCGGGCTTCGCGAGCGCGATCGGCTTCGACATGGGCGGCACCTCGACCGACGTGTCGCTGATCGTGAACGGCGAGCCCGATCGCGCCTACGAGACGGTCGTCGCCGGGATGCGCGTGAAGGCGCCGATGCTGCGCGTACACACGATCGCGGCGGGCGGCGGCTCGCTGTGCCGCTTCGACGGCGTGCAGCTCACCGTTGGCCCGGAGAGCGCGGGCGCCGACCCGGGGCCGCTTTGTTATGGCCGCGCGAGTGCGCGCGAGCTCACGATCAGCGACGCGAACTTCTGGCTCGGGCGTCTCCCCGCGGAGCGCTTCCCGTTTCCGTTGCAGCGTGAGCCCGTCGAGCGCGCGTTGCTCTCGCTGCAACGCGAGCTCGCCGCCGCGGGCTTCTCGCGCACGCTCGACGAGATCGCTGCCGGCTTCGTCGAGATCGCGAACGCGAACATGGCGCAGGCGATCGCGCAGGTCTCGATCGCGCGAGGTGTCGACCCGCGCGAGCTCGCGCTCGTCGCGTTCGGCGGCGCCGCGGGTCAGCACGCCTGCGCCGTCGCGCGCCGGCTCGGGATGCGCACGCTCCTCGTGCATCCGCTCGCGGGCCTGCTGAGTGCGCACGGCATCGGCGCGGCGCCGCGCAGCTGGGACGGCCAGCGCGACGCGGGCCGCGTGCTGCTCGCCGGCGATGCCGCGCCCGCGAGCGTGCTCGCACTGCTGGACGCGCTCTCGCGCGAAGGCGAAGCGGCGCTCGCGGCCGAACGCGTGCAGCGCTCCAGCGCGGAGCGAATGCTCGACTTGCGCTACCGCGGTGCGGAGACCGCGCTGACGGTGCGCGCCGAGAGCGGCGAATCGTGGCGCGACGCGTTCGAGCGCGAGCACCGCGCGCGCTTTGGCTACGCGCGGGCGCGCGCGATCGAGATCACGACGGCCCGCGTGCGCGTGCTCGAGGTCGTCGCAGCAGGCGCCGCCTCCGGTACAACCGCGCACACGGAGCCGCGGACGGAGCTGAGCGAGTGCTGGTTCCCCGGCGCGGGCCGCGCGCGGGCGCTCGTGCGGGATCGCGCGTCACTCGCGGCAGGTGAGCGCGTCGAAGGCCCGGCACTGATCGTCGACGACGCGAGCACGCTCGTGCTCGATCCGGGCTTTCGCGCCGAGGCGCTCGCGAACGGCACGCTCGTGGTGCGCGATCTCGCGGGCGCAGCGCGCGCGCAGGGCGAGGCGCGCGATGCGAACGACCCCGTTCGCCTGGAAGTCGCAGGCTCACGCTTCATGTCGATCGCCGAGCAGATGGGCCTCGTGCTCCGCAACACCGCGGTGTCGGTGAACATCAAGGAGCGCCTCGACTACTCGTGCGCGGTGTTCGACGCGAGCGGCGGCCTCGTCGCGAACGCGCCGCACATCCCCGTGCATCTCGGCGCGATGGGCGCGACGGTGCGCGCCGTGCTCGCGCGCTTCCCCGCGCTGCGCGAAGGCGATGCGATCGCGACGAACGATCCGGCCGAGGGCGGCTCGCATCTACCCGACGTGACGGTCGTGACGCCTGTGTTCGTGGGCGGCGCGCTGCGCTTCTTCGTCGCGAGCCGCGGTCATCAGGCCGACATCGGCGGCATGTCGCCGGGTTCGATGCCGGCGGACTCGCGCACGCTCGAAGAAGAGGGCGTCGTGCTGCGCATGTTTCCCCTCGCCAGCGAGGGCGCCTTCGACGAAGCGGGCCTGCGCGCGCTGCTCACACGCGCGCGGTATCCCGCGCGAAGTCCCGACGACAACGTCGCCGACCTCGAAGCGATGGCGGCGGCGAATCGCGCCGGTGCGCGGCTTCTAGCGGAGTACGTGGCGGAGGAGGGCGCCGAGCTGCTCGCCGAGCTGATGCGCGCGCTGCAGGACGCCGCCGCACGCAAAGTCTCGCGCGAGCTCGCGAAGCTCGGCGACGGCGCGCGCGAGTTCGCCGACGTGCTCGACGACGGGACGCGCATCTGCGCGCGCCTCACGCTCGCAGCAGGGCGCGGCGTACTCGACTTTTCTGGCACGTCGCCCGCGGTCGCGGGCAACCTGAACGCGCCGCGCGCCGTGGCGGAGGCTGCGGCGATCTACGCGCTGGGCTGCCTCGTCGCCGAGCGCATCCCGCTGAACGGCGGCTGCCTCGCGCCGCTCGAGCTGCGGATTCCGCGCGGGTCGCTGCTCGATCCGCCGCGCGACGCCGCGGTCGTGGCGGGCAACGTCGAGACCTCGCAGCGCGTCGTCGACGTGATCCTCGGCGCGATGGGCGTCGCCGCCGCGAGCCAGGGCACGATGAACAACCTCGCGTTCGGCGATGCCTCGTTCGGCTACTACGAAACGCTCGGCGGCGGCTCGGGCGCGACGCCCGGCGCGCCGGGCGGCTCCGGTGTGCACGTGCACATGAGCAACACGCGCATCACCGACCCGGAGGTGCTCGAGTCGCGCACGCCGGTGCGCGTGCACGAGTTCTCGCTGCGCCGCGGCTCGGGCGGAGCCGGGCGCTGGCGCGGCGGCGAAGGCCTCGTGCGCGAGCTCGAGTTCACGGCGGCGGTGACGGCGTCGCTCATCACGGAGCGCCGTGTGATCGCACCGTGGGGCGCCGCAGGCGGCTCGCCCGGCGCGCGCGGCGCGAACTGGCTCGTGCGCAGAGACGGCACGCGAGAGCGGCTGCCCGGCCGGGCCACGCTGCAGCTCTCGCCCGGCGATCGGCTGCGGCTCGAGACCCCGGGCGGGGGAGGGTGGGGCGCCGGGATTTCGGATTGA
- a CDS encoding alkaline phosphatase family protein — MRIHGPERLAGQGLDPEQEESGNRAIHALLADPKIGAQVDLVLTCRAGENGAPGAYEIWSARGLVRFQRVIRDGGALGFEVLEVVGENPVANQDPLALATLDEEKRAAAASGFDAEDAARRFIAPAQQSYPFAYERVAQLFDSPNAPDLAVSPRDWCQGTQPGTHGALHVRQARAPLWLSGKGVRRGVHALAARAVDIAPTCLAALGFPRIDGCDATARTASERGVAPDVYLARQDGRVLRELLDADAPDKPRRLYVFLLDGLHQTELEDRLARDPEALPNLRRLRERAGVLRGGSIVNFPSITWPSHTAIGSGAWCGHHDVVNPTYYLRASRETVSPQGKQAGTEGYAAGAIESLYEAFHRVRGSQCMTAAIYAPFGRSAKHAVLEGRNLCDRGRVKELTAQLSVDQHPRWAREFKGVADEAVVDTRGVAQVIELFTREDLPPPDFVYHELVLTDGAGHDYGPHADGLRDALAESDKRIGRVLALLDQLGLFDETLFVVTADHGMAPQDVSLRANPSWHVIDAGLSGVVAEPMIWLRDLAVRVERAPDGRTARVLVADNDADASGEQPALAGAEVLVEAHRAGAAPRVIAHGTTDAGGIFGFATPSDVDSTRIAVSVRAPGLNPRHLLLDGTRLALDLRDVLYGAKARA; from the coding sequence ATGCGCATTCACGGACCGGAGCGGCTGGCGGGGCAGGGGCTCGATCCCGAGCAGGAGGAGTCGGGCAACCGCGCGATTCACGCGCTGCTCGCGGACCCGAAGATCGGCGCGCAGGTGGATCTCGTGCTCACGTGTCGCGCCGGAGAGAACGGCGCGCCGGGCGCGTACGAGATTTGGTCGGCGCGCGGGCTCGTGCGGTTCCAGCGCGTGATTCGCGACGGCGGCGCGCTCGGCTTCGAGGTGCTCGAAGTCGTTGGGGAGAACCCCGTCGCGAATCAGGACCCACTCGCGCTCGCGACGCTCGACGAGGAAAAGCGCGCTGCGGCAGCGAGTGGGTTCGATGCGGAGGACGCCGCGCGCCGCTTCATCGCACCGGCGCAGCAGAGCTACCCGTTCGCATACGAGCGCGTGGCCCAGCTGTTCGACTCGCCGAACGCGCCCGATCTCGCCGTCTCGCCGCGCGACTGGTGCCAGGGCACGCAGCCCGGCACGCACGGGGCGCTGCACGTGCGTCAGGCGCGCGCGCCGCTGTGGCTCTCGGGCAAAGGTGTTAGGCGCGGCGTGCACGCGCTCGCCGCGCGCGCGGTCGACATCGCGCCGACCTGCCTCGCCGCGCTCGGTTTTCCGCGCATCGACGGCTGCGACGCCACGGCGCGAACGGCGAGCGAGCGCGGCGTCGCGCCCGACGTGTATCTCGCGCGCCAAGACGGGCGCGTGCTGCGCGAGCTGCTCGACGCGGACGCCCCCGACAAACCGCGGCGCCTCTACGTCTTCCTGCTCGATGGCTTGCACCAGACCGAGCTGGAGGATCGCCTCGCCCGCGACCCCGAGGCCCTGCCGAATCTGCGGCGCCTACGCGAGCGCGCGGGCGTGCTGCGCGGCGGCTCGATCGTTAACTTCCCCTCGATCACGTGGCCCAGCCACACCGCGATCGGCAGCGGCGCCTGGTGCGGGCATCACGACGTGGTGAACCCGACTTATTACTTGCGCGCCTCGCGCGAGACGGTGTCGCCGCAAGGCAAGCAGGCGGGCACCGAAGGCTATGCAGCGGGCGCGATCGAGAGCTTGTACGAGGCGTTTCATCGCGTGCGCGGATCGCAGTGCATGACGGCCGCGATTTACGCGCCGTTCGGTCGCAGCGCGAAACACGCCGTGCTCGAGGGCCGCAACCTCTGCGACCGCGGGCGCGTGAAGGAGCTCACCGCGCAGCTCTCGGTCGACCAGCACCCGCGCTGGGCGCGTGAGTTCAAGGGCGTCGCCGACGAAGCGGTGGTCGACACGCGCGGCGTCGCGCAGGTGATCGAGCTGTTCACGCGCGAGGATCTGCCGCCGCCGGACTTCGTCTACCACGAGCTCGTGCTCACGGACGGCGCTGGCCACGACTACGGCCCACACGCCGACGGTCTACGCGACGCACTCGCCGAGAGCGACAAGCGCATCGGTCGCGTGCTCGCACTGCTGGATCAGCTCGGCCTGTTCGACGAGACGCTCTTCGTCGTCACCGCCGACCACGGCATGGCGCCGCAGGATGTCTCGCTGCGCGCGAATCCGAGCTGGCACGTGATCGACGCAGGCCTCTCCGGCGTCGTGGCGGAGCCGATGATCTGGCTGCGCGATCTCGCGGTCCGCGTGGAGCGCGCGCCCGATGGGCGCACCGCGCGCGTGCTCGTCGCCGACAACGACGCAGACGCGAGCGGCGAGCAGCCCGCGCTCGCGGGCGCCGAGGTGCTCGTGGAAGCGCACCGCGCGGGCGCGGCGCCGCGCGTGATCGCGCATGGCACGACCGACGCGGGAGGCATCTTCGGTTTTGCGACGCCGAGCGACGTCGACTCGACGCGGATCGCCGTGAGCGTGCGCGCGCCCGGCCTCAACCCGCGCCACTTGTTACTGGACGGCACGCGCCTCGCGCTCGATCTGCGGGACGTTCTGTACGGAGCGAAGGCGCGCGCGTGA
- a CDS encoding SDR family oxidoreductase codes for MKLRDRVAIVTGAAQGIGAACAREFAREGARVVVSDVNDARGEAVAAEIRGAGGEARFVHADVGEKADADALVASAASHHGRLDVLVNNAGIVHAASFLDLREEDFDRVLRVNLKGALLCGQAAARQMLAQPARENGARGVIVNMSSVNAVLAIENQVPYTVSKGAINQLTKTMALGLARSGIRVMGIGPGSIATEMLRDVVLTDDAARARILSRTPLGRLGEPEEIARIAVFLASDDASYLTGTTIYPDGGRLGLNYVM; via the coding sequence ATGAAGCTGCGAGATCGCGTCGCGATCGTGACGGGCGCCGCGCAGGGAATCGGCGCCGCGTGTGCGCGCGAATTCGCGCGTGAGGGCGCACGCGTCGTCGTGTCGGACGTGAACGATGCGCGCGGCGAAGCGGTCGCAGCCGAGATTCGCGGCGCCGGCGGCGAGGCGCGCTTCGTCCACGCCGACGTCGGCGAGAAAGCCGATGCGGATGCGCTCGTCGCGAGCGCGGCGAGTCATCATGGGCGCCTCGACGTGCTCGTGAACAACGCGGGCATCGTGCACGCCGCGAGCTTCCTCGACTTGCGCGAGGAGGACTTCGATCGCGTGCTGCGCGTCAACCTGAAGGGCGCGCTCTTGTGCGGGCAAGCGGCGGCGCGGCAGATGCTCGCGCAGCCCGCGCGCGAGAACGGCGCGCGCGGCGTGATCGTGAACATGTCCAGCGTGAACGCCGTGCTCGCGATCGAGAACCAAGTCCCGTACACGGTGAGCAAGGGCGCGATCAATCAGCTCACCAAGACGATGGCGCTCGGCCTCGCGCGCAGCGGCATTCGCGTGATGGGCATCGGGCCCGGCTCGATCGCCACCGAGATGCTGCGCGACGTCGTGCTCACGGACGACGCCGCGCGCGCTCGCATCCTCTCGCGCACGCCGCTCGGGCGCCTCGGCGAGCCCGAGGAGATCGCGCGCATCGCGGTGTTCCTCGCGAGCGACGACGCGTCGTACCTCACGGGCACGACGATCTACCCCGACGGCGGGCGGCTCGGGCTGAACTACGTGATGTAG